In the Ipomoea triloba cultivar NCNSP0323 chromosome 6, ASM357664v1 genome, one interval contains:
- the LOC116021572 gene encoding adenine nucleotide transporter BT1, chloroplastic/mitochondrial: MAGKGMQALEWKKDGFSSNSQLGFQWSLQDANFCPGGLFACVGQMGGNMSVGVSSPNPSDSRDENGGFKLPYFDLYAKYISSLEEEVGAKKKKPRLKLKIKVSNPSLRRLISGAIAGAVSRTAVAPLETIRTHLMVGSSGHSTTEVFHSIMAHEGWTGLFRGNLVNVIRVAPSKAIELFAYDTVNKNLSAKPGEQPKLPIPASLVAGACAGVSSTLVTYPLELVKTRLTIQRGVYEGLLDAFIKILKEGGPGELYRGLTPSLIGVIPYAATNYFAYDTLRKSYTKFFKQERIGNIETLLIGSMAGAISSSATFPLEVARKHMQVGAVSGRQVYKNVIHALATILEQEGIAGLYKGLGPSCMKLVPAAGISFMCYEACKRILVEKNDEE; this comes from the exons ATGGCAGGCAAAGGAATGCAGGCGTTGGAGTGGAAGAAGGATGGGTTCTCTTCGAATTCTCAGTTGGGGTTTCAATGGAGTCTACAAGATGCGAACTTTTGCCCTGGTGGGCTGTTTGCCTGCGTGGGTCAAATGGGTGGGAATATGAGTGTCGGCGTTTCGTCTCCGAACCCGTCGGATTCCCGGGACGAGAACGGGGGTTTCAAGCTCCCCTATTTCGATTTGTACGCCAAATACATCTCCtcacttgaggaggaagtgggtgcgaagaagaagaaacctaGGCTCAAGCTTAAGATTAAGGTTTCGAATCCTTCATTGAGGAGGTTGATAAGTGGGGCAATTGCAGGGGCAGTGTCGAGAACTGCTGTAGCTCCATTGGAGACCATTAGGACTCATTTGATGGTTGGGAGTAGTGGGCATTCGACAACCGAGGTGTTCCACTCTATCATGGCACATGAAGGGTGGACTGGATTGTTTAGGGGTAATTTGGTTAATGTGATTCGTGTCGCGCCTAGCAAGGCCATTGAG CTTTTTGCTTACGACACGGTTAATAAGAACTTGTCGGCCAAACCCGGTGAGCAGCCTAAACTTCCGATTCCCGCTTCATTAGTTGCTGGAGCGTGTGCTGGTGTAAGTTCAACATTGGTGACATATCCTCTTGAATTGGTCAAGACTCGACTGACAATCCAG AGAGGAGTTTACGAAGGTCTACTCGATGcattcataaaaatattgaaagaGGGGGGTCCAGGAGAGCTCTACCGGGGTCTCACCCCGAGTTTAATTGGAGTGATTCCATATGCTGCAACGAACTACTTTGCGTACGACACACTGCGAAAATCCTACACAAAGTTTTTCAAACAAGAGAGAATTGGCAACATCGAGACCCTTTTGATCGGGTCCATGGCCGGAGCTATATCCAGCAGCGCCACCTTCCCTCTAGAAGTGGCCCGTAAGCACATGCAGGTAGGGGCTGTTAGCGGGAGGCAAGTATACAAGAACGTGATTCATGCTCTCGCCACCATCCTTGAACAGGAAGGTATCGCGGGATTGTATAAAGGGCTGGGACCCAGCTGCATGAAGTTGGTGCCGGCTGCTGGGATTTCTTTCATGTGTTATGAAGCGTGCAAGAGGATATTGGTAGAGAAAAACGACGAGGAGTAG